A section of the Roseivirga sp. BDSF3-8 genome encodes:
- a CDS encoding GNAT family N-acetyltransferase — translation MRLELDKCTVRPWTLADVRDLVRYANDKAVWANLRNHFPHPYTEGDARQYINFSNSQKPLCNYAIEVNGRAAGSVGFLLKKDVYANSIELGYWLAKEFWGQGITTCAVRAMVSYIWKEFDPIRVYACCFDWNKASGKVLTKCGFHLEARLERHVVKDGRLGDELIYAMIKK, via the coding sequence GTGAGGCTGGAACTGGATAAATGTACCGTCAGGCCCTGGACATTAGCCGATGTCCGGGATCTGGTAAGGTATGCGAATGACAAGGCTGTTTGGGCTAATCTGCGGAATCATTTTCCCCATCCTTACACTGAAGGCGATGCCCGTCAGTATATCAACTTCAGCAATTCACAAAAACCACTTTGCAACTATGCCATTGAGGTAAATGGCCGTGCGGCAGGCAGTGTGGGCTTCCTCCTGAAAAAGGACGTATATGCTAATAGTATCGAACTGGGCTATTGGCTGGCAAAAGAGTTTTGGGGACAAGGCATCACTACCTGTGCTGTGAGGGCGATGGTAAGTTACATCTGGAAAGAGTTTGACCCTATCAGGGTATATGCCTGTTGTTTTGACTGGAATAAGGCTTCAGGTAAAGTATTAACCAAATGTGGCTTTCATCTGGAAGCCAGGTTGGAAAGACACGTGGTCAAGGATGGCAGGTTAGGGGATGAGCTGATTTATGCCATGATCAAAAAATAA
- a CDS encoding DUF4136 domain-containing protein has product MKRNFLTFLVMVMAIPAMAQDKTMNPADLDVEVRYLENGDFEDYDTYSFITDMGNMNQDSWLAMNGIPSAMIEDALEHEMDASGMANANGQNADVIINYHMFDSEYETQAYMATEDAVFLWMSDSYADKATLNEGTIVMNVVDANTGEVVWEGYALGVVDDNGSLSEQRSQIRMGVAQLTERFLAFRNLGPTVAGENGRPFKSNDY; this is encoded by the coding sequence ATGAAACGAAATTTTTTAACCTTTTTAGTAATGGTAATGGCTATTCCGGCCATGGCACAAGATAAGACTATGAATCCTGCAGACCTTGACGTTGAAGTAAGGTACCTGGAGAATGGAGACTTTGAAGACTATGACACCTATAGCTTTATTACCGACATGGGAAATATGAACCAGGACAGCTGGTTAGCTATGAACGGTATACCTAGTGCTATGATAGAAGATGCCCTGGAGCATGAAATGGACGCCAGTGGTATGGCTAATGCAAACGGCCAGAATGCTGATGTCATTATTAACTATCATATGTTTGATAGCGAGTATGAAACACAAGCTTACATGGCTACCGAAGATGCCGTATTTTTATGGATGAGCGATAGCTATGCTGATAAAGCTACTCTTAATGAGGGTACTATAGTAATGAATGTAGTAGATGCTAATACCGGTGAAGTAGTGTGGGAAGGATATGCCTTAGGTGTAGTCGATGACAATGGCAGTCTTAGCGAACAGAGATCACAAATTCGTATGGGTGTAGCCCAACTTACCGAAAGATTTCTTGCCTTCCGTAATCTCGGTCCCACTGTAGCCGGTGAGAACGGAAGACCTTTCAAGTCAAATGATTACTAA
- a CDS encoding tRNA1(Val) (adenine(37)-N6)-methyltransferase — translation MPTPYFDFKQFRVYHDKSGLPVTTEACLFGAIIGQHFYAGPSSFSALDIGAGSGLLSLMVAQECMGADIDAVEIFSEAAVQAGENIQISPWQRRVKVYNQSIKEFSNGSAKEVYELIFSNPPFYHQYLQNKNNAPRTRAMHTTSLGYEELAAIAYRLLKFTGSFFVIYPSVQMDIFLPLAERAGLYPASFWHIHQKETSARWRVAAEFKKEKTAPRTEKIIIHDAGGGYHPRYISYLKPFYLKL, via the coding sequence ATGCCTACGCCCTATTTCGATTTTAAGCAATTCCGGGTTTATCATGATAAATCGGGGCTTCCCGTGACCACTGAAGCCTGTCTTTTCGGAGCCATCATCGGACAGCATTTTTATGCTGGACCCTCCTCCTTTTCCGCGCTGGACATTGGGGCGGGTTCAGGCCTGCTTTCGCTCATGGTAGCTCAGGAGTGCATGGGTGCTGATATTGATGCTGTGGAGATATTTTCAGAGGCTGCCGTGCAGGCAGGTGAAAATATACAAATCAGTCCCTGGCAAAGAAGGGTGAAGGTATATAACCAATCTATTAAAGAATTTTCAAATGGGTCTGCTAAGGAGGTTTACGAACTTATTTTTTCCAATCCGCCCTTTTATCACCAGTACCTGCAAAATAAAAATAATGCTCCTCGAACCCGGGCCATGCACACTACTAGCCTTGGATATGAAGAACTCGCTGCGATTGCTTACAGGCTTCTGAAATTCACAGGTAGCTTTTTCGTTATTTACCCCTCCGTTCAGATGGATATCTTTCTTCCCCTAGCCGAAAGGGCAGGTCTCTACCCCGCCTCCTTCTGGCACATTCATCAGAAAGAGACAAGCGCCCGGTGGCGGGTAGCGGCTGAGTTTAAAAAAGAAAAAACCGCCCCCCGCACTGAAAAAATCATAATTCATGATGCAGGAGGCGGTTATCATCCGCGCTATATAAGCTACCTGAAGCCTTTTTATCTTAAGCTGTAA